CACGGGCGAACTCGACGCGCGCGTCATGGAACGCACCGCGCAGCTCGAAGCGAGCCAGGCGCTGCTCGCGTACCAGACGCGGCACGACGCGCTCACCGGCGTCCCCACCCGCTCCCTGTTCGAGGAGCAGCTCCGCGACCTGCTCGCCGCGCCCGGCGTCGGCCTGACCGCCGTGCTGTACGTGAACCTCGACGGCTTCAAGAGCATCAACGACCGTTTCGGGCACGGGCAGGGCGACGAGCTGCTGCGCGAACTCGCGCGGCGCCTGCAGGCCCTGCTGCGCCGCAGCGACACGCCCGCCCGGCCGGGCGCCCTCATCGGCCGCTGCGGCGGCGACGAGTTCGTGCTCGCCTTCCCCGGCCTCGCCAGCGCCCCGCACGCCGAATCCTGCGCGCGGCGCGTGGCGGGCATCGCCAGCAGCATCTTCCTGCTGAACAACCAGCCGGTCACGCTCGCCGCCGGGATCGGCATCAGCCTCGCGCCGACCGACGGCACCGACGCGTCCGAACTCATCCGGCAGGCCGACATCGCCATGTCGCAGGCCAAAGCGTCCGGCCGCAACGGCCTGTGCTTCTACGACCCGCAGATGAACCGCGTCGCGCAGGAACGCGGGCAGCTCGAACAGCGCCTGCGCCTCGCACTGGAACGCGTCACCGCCTCCGGCGTGGACCCCGAAGGCGTCAGCGGCCTGAACCTCTGGTACCAGCCGCAGTACGACCTCACCCAGGACACCGGCAGTCACCTGCCCGTCCATGCCCCCTGCAGCTTCGAGGCCCTCATACGCTGGAACGACCCGCAACTCGGCCCCGTCTCGCCCGTGGTGTTCATCCCCGTCGCGGAGGACAGCGGTCTGATCGTCGCGCTCGGCCAGTGGGTGCTGCGCCAGACCTGTGCGCAGCTGCGCCGCTGGCCCGGCACCAAGATCGCCATCAACGTCGCCGCCGCGCAGTTCGACCGCCCCGAATTCGTGGACGACGTCCGTACGGCCCTGCAGGACTTCGGCCTGAGCGGCGAACGCCTCGAACTGGAACTCACGGAACGGCAGGTGATCAGCGACCTGGACGGCATGGTCCGCAAGATGCACGAACTGCGCGCGCTGGGCGTGCAGATCTCCCTCGACGATTTCGGTGTCGGCCAGTCCGCCCTGGGTCACCTCCTCAAGCTGCCGGTCAGCGTCCTGAAGGTCGACCGGATGTTCGTGCAGAGCCTGCACGACGTGTCGGGCGCACCGCGCGTCCTGCAGGCCATCGTGGCGCTCGCGCACTCGCTCGGCATCCGCGTGGTGGCCGAAGGGGTCGAAACCTGCGAGCAGCTCGGCACGGTCCGCGACCTCGGCTGCGACCTCGTGCAGGGCTATCTGACGGGCCGCCCCATGAATCCCCGCGACGCCGCCGTGCTCCTCGCCCGCCCCGCACCCACCCCATCCACCACACAGGCCGCGACCCTGCCCACCCCCGGCACCCGCTGACCCCGGGCGACCTCCGCGCCCGCCGGGGGGGAGGCGCTGACGCCGTCCATGCGATGGGCTACACTACACCCCAATGAATGCCAAGGTCATCGTCGTCACCAGCGGGAAGGGGGGCGTGGGCAAAACCACCACCACCGCCAACATGGGCGCAGCCCTCGCCAAGCTGGGCGAAAAGGTCGTCGTCATCGACGTGGACGTGGGTCTGCGAAACCTGGACGTGGTCATGGGCCTGGAGAGCCGCGTCGTCTTCGACCTGATCGACGTGCTCGAAGGCAAGTGCCGCCTCTCGCAGGCCCTCATCCGCGACAAGCGCGTCGAGAACCTGTACCTGCTGCCCGCCTCGCAGACCCGCGACAAGGACGCCCTCAGCCCCGAAGCGTTCAAAGGCGCCGTCCGCACCCTCATCGAGGAGGAAGGCTTCGACCGCGTCCTGATCGACAGTCCCGCAGGCATCGAGAGCGGATTCAAGACCGCCGCCGCGCCTGCCGAGGGCGCCCTGGTCGTCGTGAACCCCGAGGTGTCCAGCGTCCGTGACGCCGACCGCATCATCGGGCTGCTCGAAGCGCAGCAGGTCCGCGAGATCCGCCTCGTCATCAACCGCCTGCGCCCCAAGATGGTCGCCAGCGGCAACATGCTCTCCGAAGCGGACATCCTGGAAATCCTGGGTGTCAAACCCATCGGCGTCGTCCCCGAAGACGAAGGCATCCTGGTGTCCACCAACGTCGGCGAGCCCGCCGTGCTCGGCAAGACGCGCGCCGGAGCGGCCTTCATGGACACCGCCCGCCGCCTGCGCGGCGAGGACGTCCCCTACCCCAAGCTGGATGACGGCGGTGGATTCCTGGCGGCCCTGCGCCGCCTGTTCGGAGGCAGCTGATGTTCAGTTTCCTGCGCGGCAAACGCAGCAAGGACGAACTCAAGAACCGGCTGGAACTGGTGCTCGCCTACGACCGCGCGCAGATCCCGCCCGGCAAGGTCGACGCGTTGCGCCGCGACCTGATGGAAGTCGTCCAGCGGTACTTCCCGACCACCGGCAGCAACGTCGAGATCGAACAGCGCGGCGACACCGTGGTCCTCGTCGCGAACATCCCCCTCAGCGGACGCGAGAAGTAACCCCCCCCGACCGGCAGCCGAGCAGCTGCCGGTCTGCCCTTGTGGCCGTCCCCGTTTGTGCGCGTCACCCGATTCCGCCCGCCGCTCCGGGAGTACCCTTCCTGGCGCTTCCGGCCCCCACGCGGCCCGGCCCGGCCTCACGTCCCACCCCTCACTCAAGGAGTCCCCATGACCCACGTTCACGCCTTCGCGGCCCCCGACGCCACCAGCCCCCTGCAGCCCCACACCATCGAACGCCGCGACCTGAAACCCACCGACATCAAGATCGAGATCCTGTACAGCGGCGTCTGCCACTCCGACCTGCACCAGGCGCGCAGCGAGTGGGGCCCCAGCATCTACCCGCTCGTGCCGGGACACGAGATCGTGGGCCGCGTCGTGGCCGTCGGCGAACAGGTGACGCGCTTCAAGGCCGGCGACCTCGCCGGCGTCGGCTGCATGGTGGACTCCTGCCAGCACTGCGACGCCTGCGCCGAAGGCCTCGAACAGTACTGCGAGAACGGCGCCACCTGGACGTACAACTCCCGCGAGCGCGACACCAAGGCCCCCACGCACGGCGGGTACTCCACCGAGATCGTCGTCACCGAAGGCTTCGCGGTCCACGTGCCCGAGACCCTCGACCTGAAAGGCGTCGCGCCGCTCCTGTGCGCCGGCATCACCATGTACTCGCCCCTCAACCACTGGAAGATCGGCAAGGGCCACAAGGTCGCCATCGTCGGCCTGGGCGGCCTGGGCCACATGGGCATCAAGCTCGCCGTCGCCATGGGCGCCGACGTGACCCTCTTCACCACCTCGCAGGGCAAAGCCGAAGACGCCCTCCGCCTCGGCGCGCACCACGTCATCCTCAGCAACGACAAGGCCGCCATGAAGGCCGCGCGCAGCAGCTTCGACTTCATCATCAGCACCGTCCCCACCAGCCACGACCTCAACCCGTACCTCGTGACCCTCAAGCGCGACGGGCACCTCGTGATCGTCGGCGCGCTCGAACCGGTCGGCGTGAGCGGCGTCCCGCTCGCCCTGCAGCGCCGCAGCGTGGCCGGCAGCAACATCGGCGGGATCGCCGAGACGCAGAAGATGCTGGACTTCTGCGCCGAGCACGGCATCGTGGCCGACATCGAGATGATCCGCATGCAGGACATCAACACCGCCTACGAACGCATGCTGAAGAACGACGTCAAGTACCGTTTCGTGATCGACATGGCCGCCTTCCGCGCCGAACAGGACCAGGCCGCCGACTGAAGCGCCGCCCGCCACGTTCCGCTTCCCCGGCCCGGCCTCGTCCGGGCCGTCTGCTGTCCATGCACGGAGCGCGGGGCTGATCGTGTGAGGGACCTCCACCCGTTCTTCACGCGCGCGCTCTAGAGTGACGGGCGTGCGTTACGACCTGCGCTTTCCCTTCATCGTGGCGGCCCTGCTGGTGGTCGGCCTGATGACCGTCTCCACGGCGGCCCTCGCGCCGCGCGTCAGTCCCGGCATCTTCTCCAAGCAGCTGCTCGGCGTGGGCCTGTCCATCCTGCCGATCGGGCTGCTGTGGTGGGCGGGACGGGACCGCATCTACCGCGCGGCCCCCTGGGTGTACGGCTTCTCGCTGCTGCTGCAGCTGAGCACCTTCGTGATCGGCAAGGACGTGAACGGCCAGCAGAACTGGATCGTGATCGGGCCGCTGCAGTTCCAGCCGCTCGAACTGCTGAAACTCTCGCTGATCATGATGCTGCCCACCGTCATGAAGGACGGTTACCGGGGCCTGCGCTCCTACGTGCCGCCCCTCGCGGTGTTCCTGCCCGCCGTGGGCCTCGTCGTCACGCAGGACTTCGGGGGCGCGATGGTGCTGTCCGTGATGTTCCTCGCGATGCTGCTCGTGTACAGGATGCCCACCTGGCACGTCCTGCTGGCCCTGCTCGCCATCGGGGTGGCGTTCCCGACCGTGCTGTTCCCGCACCTCAAACCGTACCAGCAGAGCCGCCTCACCATCTTCGTCGACCCGTACAAGGACGCGCGCGGCGCCGGGTACCAGGTCATTCAGAGCACCATCGCGGTCGGGTCGGGCGGCATGATGGGCAAGGGCTACAAGAAGGGGACGCAGTCGCACAACGGCTTCGTGCCCGAAGCGCACACGGACTTCGCCTTCGCCACCTGGGCGGAAGAGCAGGGCCTCGTGGGCGGCGTGGCGGTCCTGCTGCTGTACGGCGGGCTCATCTGGGGACTGGCAGGCATGGCGAGCGGCTCTCCGCGCCTGCAGGATCAGATCCTGTTCGCGGGCGTGCTGGGGCAGGTGGGCTTCCAGGCGATCGAGAACATCGGCGCGGCGCTCAGCATGCTGCCGCTCACCGGCATCACCCTGCCGCTCATCAGTTACGGCCTGAGCAGCCTCGTGATGACGCTCACCACGCTGGCCCTCGCGTACGTGGTGTACCGCGACCGCTTCGACAAGATGATCTGACCCGCGTTCCGGGAACGCACCCGACCCACGAGAAGCACCCGGCTGCGGACCGCCCGGAGAGTGGCGGCGGCACAGGATGAAGCAGTCTGGGGTACCGGGGTCCTCATGCGGCCCTGCTCACGTGCGGCCCCGTCACGTCGTACACTGCGCTGTCTATGCCTGAAGCACTCTCCTCCCTGGCCCAGTCGATGGGTATCTCGAACCTCGCGGGCGGCGGCGCACTGATCGTCGCGCTGATCTTCCTGACGGCCCTGACCTTCACGTGGCGCTTCATTCCCGGCGTGCGGGACTTCGCGGTGCGTGTCGGCTGGGCCGACCAGCCCAACGAGCGCCGCCTGAACAAGGAACCGCTCCCGAACGCGGGCGGCCTCGCGATCTTCGCGGGCTTCGTGGTGTCGGTGGTGGTCGCGTGGGCGCTGCGGCCCATCTTCATTCAGGACGTGCAGATTCAGGTGCTCGCCATCCTGCTCGGCGCGACGATCCTCGTGCTGACGGGCTTCATCGACGACCAGTACGGTCTGTCGCCCGCATTCCGGCTGGCGGTGCAGCTGCTCAGCGCCGTGCTGCTGGTCGTGAACGGCCTGCACATCGACTACAACGCCATTCCGTTCCTGCCGAGCGTGCCGGACGCCGTGAACCAGCCGCTCGGGATCGCCATCACCATCCTGTGGGTGATCGGGCTGACGAACGCCATGAACCTGCTGGACGGCGTGGACGGCGTGGTGGGCGGCGTGAGCTTCGTGGCGAGCATGGTGCTGCTCGCCACGGCCGCGCAGTTCCCGGACCGCGGCACGGCCGTGATCCTGCTGGCGGGTCTGGGCGGCGCGGCCCTCGGATACCTGCGGCACAACTACAACCCCAGCCGCATCATCATGGGGGACGCCGGATCGTACCTGTTCGGGTACACGCTGGCGGCCGTGTCGATGCTCGGCACCCTGAAGTTCAGCGCCGGAGCGAGCCTGTTCGTGCCGCTCCTCGTGATGGCGCTCCCGATCCTCGACACGGCGCAGGTCGTGGTGGGCCGCCTCGCGCGCGGCATCCGCAACCCGCTCGGACACCCCGACAAGACGCACCTGCACCACCGGCTGCTCGCCGCGACGGGACAGGCGCGGCGCACGGCCCTCATCATGTGGATGGTGGCGCTGCTGTGCGGCGTGGTCGGCATGATCGCGCAGGGCGTGCGTCCCCTCGCGATCCTGGCGACCGTGGTGTTCACGGTGCTGTGCCTGTGGTTCGTGGCGTACCGCCGCGTGCGCGCGCAGGGCCGCGAGCAGGAGCAGGCCCTCACGACCGGCACCGAGTAACGCCCGTACCTCCCGGCGGGGCATTGACGCGCCCGTCACGCCCGCCTGTGCATAATGCGGACCGTGAAACGCATCGTTCTCGCCTTCGGTACCCGCCCGGAAGCCACCAAGATGGCCCCCGTGTACTCCGCCATCGCCGCGCACCCCGGCCTGACGCCGCTCATCCTGTCGACCGGGCAGCAGCGCGAGCAGCTCGACACGGCCCTCGCCGTGTTCGGGCTCATGCCGGACCGCGACATGCAGGTCATGACGGAACGCCAGACGCTCGCGGGTCTCACCGCGAAGATCGTGCCGCTGGCCGGAGCGACGCTGCGTGAGATGGGGGCCGACATGGTGCTCGTGCACGGTGACACCAGCACCAGCTTCTGCGTGGCGCTCTCCGCCTTCTATGAGGGCATCCCGGTCGGGCACGTCGAGGCGGGCCTGCGGTCCGGCAGCCTGTCCGAACCGTTCCCGGAGGAAGCGAACCGTCGCCTGACGGCCGTCCTGAGCACCCTGGACTTCGCACCCACCCCGCTCAGCAAGGCCAACATCCTGCGGGAAGGCAAGCCGGAGGCGGGCGTCGTCGTGACCGGTCAGACGGCCGTGGACGCCGTGCGCGAGGTGGCGGGCCGCACCCCGCTGAGAAGCGAGTGGCAGGCCCGGCTGGACGCAGGGCAGGGCCTCGTGACGGTCACCATGCACCGCCGCGAGAACCTGCCGTTCATGCCGGACATGGCGCGCGCCCTGCGCGAGGTGGCGCAGGCGCACCCGGAACTGCACTTCATCTACCCCGTGCACCTGAACCCGGCCGTGCAGGAGGCCGTGCGCCCGCACCTGTCGGACCTCCCGAACTTCGAGCTGACCGAACCGCTCGACTACGCCGCGATGGCGCCCCTGATGGCCGCCAGCACCCTGCTCGCCACCGATTCCGGCGGCCTGCAGGAGGAAGGCGCGGCGCTCGGCGTGCCGGTCGCGGTGCTGCGCAACGTCACCGAGCGCCCCGAGGGCCTGGAGGCGGGCGTGCTGGTGCTGGCCGGCAACGAGGCCGAGCAGATGAAGACCGTGCTGCTGGACCTGCTCGGCAACCCGGAACGGCTCGCGGCGATGCGTCAGGCCCGCAACCCCTACGGGGACGGGCAGGCGGGCATGCGGATCGCGCAGGCCATCGCGTGGCACTTCGGCCTGCAGGACCGGCCGGACGACTGGCAGAACTGAAACCGGGCGGCGCTGCACTTCTGATACGGTTTTGATCCGATTCCAGGGATGACGGAAACAGCGCCGACATCCCTTCTTGGGCAGGACAGCGCCCTGCAGGACGCTTGCCCGCTTCTTGGGCAGAACAGCGCCCATGAGGACGCTTGCCCGCTTCCATCTCCTCCAAACCGTACTTGTTGGCGCCCTTGTCGCTCGGCTGAACTCCAGGAGTTCAGCTCAAACTCGTACGACATTCGGCCGTGCAGCGCGAGGACCGGAACGGGGCAGGACTCCGGGCGTGCGGGTCGCCCCCTGTGGCGGCCGCTCTATACTCCCTGCCATGCCTGCATCGCTCCCGCACGTCACCCTCGGCCTGGAAGAGGAGGTGTTCGTGCTGTACGGCGACGCGCGCCGGGGCTTCCGGGCCAGCACCGCCAGTTTCGGCGGGCTGGCCCGTCTGCTGTGGCGCGACTGGGCCGGGAACGTGGGGGGCACCGCCAGCAATTTCCGGCGCGGTCCGCCCGCCCGGCGGGAACTGATGAGCAGCGTCGAGGTGTCCACGCCTGTGCACGCGCACCCGGCCACGCTGCTCGCGTCGGCCCTGAGTCGGCGGCAGGAACTGTCGCGCGCCCTGCCGCGCGGCCTGATGGTCCCGCTCGGCCTGCTGCCCGGCAGTGACGCGTACCACACGGCGGGCCTGCACGTTCACGTGGGCGTCACGCCGGACCGGCTGGCCACCGTGTACGGCAATCTCGCGCGGTACCTGCCGGTCCTGGCGCACGCGTCCGCCAGCAGTCCCTGGTGGCAGGGCCGCCCGGCGGGGCCGCTGTCGCGCGTGACGCACAGCTTCGCGCTGGGGCCGCTCACGCCGGACCCGCTCGCCCGCTTCCAGGACCTGATCGTGACGCGCCGCCTGCACACCATCGAACTGCGCGTGCTGGACCCCATCTGGGACCCGGAGCGGCTGCTGGCCGTGCTGACGGCCGTGCATGCCCTCGCGCGTCTCCCCGAGCGCCTCGCGTGGTCGCGGGACACGTACAACCGGCTGCGCGGCACGTACGCCACCGGTCCCGACGAAGAGGTGCGCGCCCTCGCCCGCGAAGTGCAGGCCCTGAGCGGCTTCGACCCCGCGTGGATAGAGGACACTGCCGCGCAGCGCGTGCAGCGCGAATGGGCGGCGCACGGGGAGGCCGCCACGCTCGCCGCGCTGGACGGCGCGTACCGCACGGGCCGCTGGGCGGACGTGGGCACGCCGCACGCCCGGCCCGCCCGCTGGGAGGGCGCGGCGGGATTCGCGGCGTACTACGTGCCGAAACTGCCGTACATGGCCCGCAAGGTCCGCGCGGAGCATCACGCCCGCTGGACCGGCGACGCGCCGGACATTCCCGACACCCTTCCGGCGGACGCGGGCGCTCCCGGACGCTGACGCCCCGGCCGTGACCGGCACGCGGACGGGTCACCAGGGGTTCAGCGGCGCCCCCGCCCGCCCTGATAGACTCCCCCAATGAAGCGTCTCCCGAAACTCCTGCGCGTGCTGCTGCCCGTCGCTGCCGTCTGGGCGGCAGTGCTGTACTTCCTGCAACGCATCTGGTTCTACCGCGACCCCGTCCGCGTCACGCCGCAGGACGACTCGCTGCTCATCAGCCCCTGCGACGGGCAGGTGGTGTACATCCGCCGCGTGCAGGACGGCAGGATCACCGCGCAGAAACTCGGTGAGAGCATCGCCGTGACCGAGATCACGCACGCCGAATGGCCCGAAGGCGTCCAGCCCGGCAACGGCTGGCTGATCGGCATCTACATGAGTCCCCTCGACGTGCACTTCAACTACGCGCCCCTGAACGCCAGCATCAGCGGCATCGTGCACAACGGCGCGAAACTCAACCTGCCGATGGTGGACCTGTGGGAGTACGTGCAGCTCACGTACCTGCGCCGCGCGGTGGACCTCTTCGCGAAACGCTACGCGCTGGAGAACGAACGCCAGACGGTCTTCCTGGAAGGTCAGCTGGGCGGGCAGCCGCTCAAGGTGGCGATGGTGGAGATCGCGGACAAGTTCGTGAACAAGATCAGCACGTACGTCAAGGTCGGCGAGCGCGTGCGGCCCGGCCAGAAGGTCAGCTTCATCGAGCGCGGCTCGCAGGTGGACCTGTTCCTGTTCGCGGAGGACGTGGAGTTCCTGGTGGGCGTGGGCGATCAGGTGTACGGCGCGCTGACGCCCATCGCGCAGCGTCCCGCTCCGGCCAGCCGTTCCCGCTGAGGACCGGGCATGGACTGGCACACCATCAGCCAAGTGCTGTCGCTCGATCACTTCCTGCACTGGCTGAACACCCTCGACCCGCTCGTCGTGCACCTCATCAACGCGGCCCTGCTGCTGGTGGAGGGCGTCGGCGTGCCCGGCATTCCCTTCGAGCCGCCCATGCTGGCCGCCGGGATCCTCGTGCATCAGGGCAAGACGACCCTGCTGGAAAGTATCCTGTGGGGCGGCATCGGCAACTGGATCGGGAACATCGGCGGGTACTACCTGGGCGGGCGCGGCATGCGGATGCTGCCGGAACGCATTCGCGGCAACATGGGCATCCCCGAGGTGCGCGGCTGGCTCGACCGGTACGGCGCGTGGGTGGTGATCATCAGCCGCTGGTTCGGCGCGATCCGGACGCCGTTCATCCTGTACGCGCAGGAGGCGGGCATGGGCATCCAGACGTACGCGCTGTACTCGCTGCTCGGCGCGCTCAGCTGGACGGCGGCGTGGCAGGTGGGCCTGTGGTACTTCGGGAGCGTGTTCATCGAGCTGTGGCACAAGTACCAGTGGTACGTGATCGGGGGCGTGCTGCTGATCCTGGGACTGGTGTACTTCGTGATGACGCGCCGCCGCCGCAGCACGCAGGGCGAGGCCGCGCTGCAGAAGAGCGAGATGCGCGCCGTGCTGGACGACGTGGAAGGCCGCGAACCGGAAGGCCGGGACCGCCAGGACTGATCCGAACTTCGGTCAGGCGGTCACGCCGTCCGGACCGACAGGGAGATGTGATGCAGGGGGAGGGGACGCCAGAGCCCCCTCCCCCTCGTCGTGCCGCCGTTCAGCGCATGCCGGCGGGCGCGGGTTCGGCGTGCACTTCGCCGTCCCGGACGCGCAGGGTGTGGTCGGCCCGCGCGGCCACCTCGGGGTCGTGCGTGATGAGCACCACGGTCCGTCCGGCGCGTGCCGGGGCGAGCAGCAGTTCAAGCACCTCGTTGCCGGTGCGCGTGTCGAGGTTCCCGGTCGGTTCGTCCGCCAGCAGCACCTGCGGGTCGCCGGCCAGCGCGCGCGCCAGTGCCACGCGCTGCGCCTCGCCGCCGGACAGCTGGCTCGGCATGTGGCCCGCGCGGCGCTCCAGGCCCACCTGCGCGAGCAGGGCGCGCGCCCGGTCCCGCCGCTCGCGGGGCGGGACGCCCGCCAGCATGAGCGGGAACTCCACGTTCTCCTGCGCGGACAGGATCGCGACGAGGTTGTGGTTCTGGAACACGAAACCGTAGTGCGCGAGCCGGAAGTCCGCGCGGCCCGCCTCGGTCAGGGCGTGCAGGTCCGTGTCGCCCACCACGACGCGCCCCCCGGACGGGGTGTCGAAGCCCGCCAGCAGGTTCAGCAGGGTGCTCTTGCCGCTCCCGCTCGGGCCGACGACAGCCGTCATGCCCGGCTGGAAGGTGTGCGTGAAGGGCCGCAGGGCGGTGACGGTCCCCTCGCCGCTCGGGTACACGCGGCTGAGGCCCTCGGTACGGAGGCCGGGCAGGGGAGACGTCATGCGCGCCCCAGCGCTTCGGTGATGACAGTCCGGCCTGCCGTGCGCGCCGGGAAGAAGCCCGCCATCAGGCCCAGGAACAGCGAGATCCCGAAGGCCAGCAGCACGAGGCGCGGCGTCAGGGCAGCCGCGTCGATGCTC
This genomic window from Deinococcus aquiradiocola contains:
- a CDS encoding putative bifunctional diguanylate cyclase/phosphodiesterase — its product is MPKAVLLKLYAAHPSTTGRHARPVLRGPLALLLALTALPLSWLALHWGPATWQPVLGDLAYVPLYLAAALLCLQRAERSSGRVCTAWMWVAASPFAFALGSLSWAYTELVLHGTPFPSAADLFYPLQQLTLGVGLLLFPRTPLSRADLSKRRLDVGVMLSGLLTLVWFGVGPRLLHDWAGQPLAMLVSMSYPTLDIWLLTVVLWNAMHHHAYRTDGRGGRRLRLGADALIVVSVSCSVIADLGFALDFSSIGLAGGSVYDWFWTLSPLFLGLAALIGRPRPELPLSPDTGPHAALTVLRPTSPLSRAVGTLGPYVALGSCFLVLAVSLRGQQALWLLAGTTVVTVLAAARQIVGQLENEQFSLRLSILSRDLESRVQSRTAELEAAGQVLRQLTGELDARVMERTAQLEASQALLAYQTRHDALTGVPTRSLFEEQLRDLLAAPGVGLTAVLYVNLDGFKSINDRFGHGQGDELLRELARRLQALLRRSDTPARPGALIGRCGGDEFVLAFPGLASAPHAESCARRVAGIASSIFLLNNQPVTLAAGIGISLAPTDGTDASELIRQADIAMSQAKASGRNGLCFYDPQMNRVAQERGQLEQRLRLALERVTASGVDPEGVSGLNLWYQPQYDLTQDTGSHLPVHAPCSFEALIRWNDPQLGPVSPVVFIPVAEDSGLIVALGQWVLRQTCAQLRRWPGTKIAINVAAAQFDRPEFVDDVRTALQDFGLSGERLELELTERQVISDLDGMVRKMHELRALGVQISLDDFGVGQSALGHLLKLPVSVLKVDRMFVQSLHDVSGAPRVLQAIVALAHSLGIRVVAEGVETCEQLGTVRDLGCDLVQGYLTGRPMNPRDAAVLLARPAPTPSTTQAATLPTPGTR
- the minD gene encoding septum site-determining protein MinD, with amino-acid sequence MNAKVIVVTSGKGGVGKTTTTANMGAALAKLGEKVVVIDVDVGLRNLDVVMGLESRVVFDLIDVLEGKCRLSQALIRDKRVENLYLLPASQTRDKDALSPEAFKGAVRTLIEEEGFDRVLIDSPAGIESGFKTAAAPAEGALVVVNPEVSSVRDADRIIGLLEAQQVREIRLVINRLRPKMVASGNMLSEADILEILGVKPIGVVPEDEGILVSTNVGEPAVLGKTRAGAAFMDTARRLRGEDVPYPKLDDGGGFLAALRRLFGGS
- the minE gene encoding cell division topological specificity factor MinE gives rise to the protein MFSFLRGKRSKDELKNRLELVLAYDRAQIPPGKVDALRRDLMEVVQRYFPTTGSNVEIEQRGDTVVLVANIPLSGREK
- a CDS encoding NAD(P)-dependent alcohol dehydrogenase, producing the protein MTHVHAFAAPDATSPLQPHTIERRDLKPTDIKIEILYSGVCHSDLHQARSEWGPSIYPLVPGHEIVGRVVAVGEQVTRFKAGDLAGVGCMVDSCQHCDACAEGLEQYCENGATWTYNSRERDTKAPTHGGYSTEIVVTEGFAVHVPETLDLKGVAPLLCAGITMYSPLNHWKIGKGHKVAIVGLGGLGHMGIKLAVAMGADVTLFTTSQGKAEDALRLGAHHVILSNDKAAMKAARSSFDFIISTVPTSHDLNPYLVTLKRDGHLVIVGALEPVGVSGVPLALQRRSVAGSNIGGIAETQKMLDFCAEHGIVADIEMIRMQDINTAYERMLKNDVKYRFVIDMAAFRAEQDQAAD
- a CDS encoding FtsW/RodA/SpoVE family cell cycle protein, whose product is MRYDLRFPFIVAALLVVGLMTVSTAALAPRVSPGIFSKQLLGVGLSILPIGLLWWAGRDRIYRAAPWVYGFSLLLQLSTFVIGKDVNGQQNWIVIGPLQFQPLELLKLSLIMMLPTVMKDGYRGLRSYVPPLAVFLPAVGLVVTQDFGGAMVLSVMFLAMLLVYRMPTWHVLLALLAIGVAFPTVLFPHLKPYQQSRLTIFVDPYKDARGAGYQVIQSTIAVGSGGMMGKGYKKGTQSHNGFVPEAHTDFAFATWAEEQGLVGGVAVLLLYGGLIWGLAGMASGSPRLQDQILFAGVLGQVGFQAIENIGAALSMLPLTGITLPLISYGLSSLVMTLTTLALAYVVYRDRFDKMI
- a CDS encoding MraY family glycosyltransferase; amino-acid sequence: MPEALSSLAQSMGISNLAGGGALIVALIFLTALTFTWRFIPGVRDFAVRVGWADQPNERRLNKEPLPNAGGLAIFAGFVVSVVVAWALRPIFIQDVQIQVLAILLGATILVLTGFIDDQYGLSPAFRLAVQLLSAVLLVVNGLHIDYNAIPFLPSVPDAVNQPLGIAITILWVIGLTNAMNLLDGVDGVVGGVSFVASMVLLATAAQFPDRGTAVILLAGLGGAALGYLRHNYNPSRIIMGDAGSYLFGYTLAAVSMLGTLKFSAGASLFVPLLVMALPILDTAQVVVGRLARGIRNPLGHPDKTHLHHRLLAATGQARRTALIMWMVALLCGVVGMIAQGVRPLAILATVVFTVLCLWFVAYRRVRAQGREQEQALTTGTE
- the wecB gene encoding non-hydrolyzing UDP-N-acetylglucosamine 2-epimerase, with product MRTVKRIVLAFGTRPEATKMAPVYSAIAAHPGLTPLILSTGQQREQLDTALAVFGLMPDRDMQVMTERQTLAGLTAKIVPLAGATLREMGADMVLVHGDTSTSFCVALSAFYEGIPVGHVEAGLRSGSLSEPFPEEANRRLTAVLSTLDFAPTPLSKANILREGKPEAGVVVTGQTAVDAVREVAGRTPLRSEWQARLDAGQGLVTVTMHRRENLPFMPDMARALREVAQAHPELHFIYPVHLNPAVQEAVRPHLSDLPNFELTEPLDYAAMAPLMAASTLLATDSGGLQEEGAALGVPVAVLRNVTERPEGLEAGVLVLAGNEAEQMKTVLLDLLGNPERLAAMRQARNPYGDGQAGMRIAQAIAWHFGLQDRPDDWQN
- a CDS encoding glutamate-cysteine ligase family protein produces the protein MPASLPHVTLGLEEEVFVLYGDARRGFRASTASFGGLARLLWRDWAGNVGGTASNFRRGPPARRELMSSVEVSTPVHAHPATLLASALSRRQELSRALPRGLMVPLGLLPGSDAYHTAGLHVHVGVTPDRLATVYGNLARYLPVLAHASASSPWWQGRPAGPLSRVTHSFALGPLTPDPLARFQDLIVTRRLHTIELRVLDPIWDPERLLAVLTAVHALARLPERLAWSRDTYNRLRGTYATGPDEEVRALAREVQALSGFDPAWIEDTAAQRVQREWAAHGEAATLAALDGAYRTGRWADVGTPHARPARWEGAAGFAAYYVPKLPYMARKVRAEHHARWTGDAPDIPDTLPADAGAPGR
- a CDS encoding phosphatidylserine decarboxylase, with product MKRLPKLLRVLLPVAAVWAAVLYFLQRIWFYRDPVRVTPQDDSLLISPCDGQVVYIRRVQDGRITAQKLGESIAVTEITHAEWPEGVQPGNGWLIGIYMSPLDVHFNYAPLNASISGIVHNGAKLNLPMVDLWEYVQLTYLRRAVDLFAKRYALENERQTVFLEGQLGGQPLKVAMVEIADKFVNKISTYVKVGERVRPGQKVSFIERGSQVDLFLFAEDVEFLVGVGDQVYGALTPIAQRPAPASRSR
- a CDS encoding DedA family protein produces the protein MDWHTISQVLSLDHFLHWLNTLDPLVVHLINAALLLVEGVGVPGIPFEPPMLAAGILVHQGKTTLLESILWGGIGNWIGNIGGYYLGGRGMRMLPERIRGNMGIPEVRGWLDRYGAWVVIISRWFGAIRTPFILYAQEAGMGIQTYALYSLLGALSWTAAWQVGLWYFGSVFIELWHKYQWYVIGGVLLILGLVYFVMTRRRRSTQGEAALQKSEMRAVLDDVEGREPEGRDRQD
- a CDS encoding ABC transporter ATP-binding protein gives rise to the protein MTSPLPGLRTEGLSRVYPSGEGTVTALRPFTHTFQPGMTAVVGPSGSGKSTLLNLLAGFDTPSGGRVVVGDTDLHALTEAGRADFRLAHYGFVFQNHNLVAILSAQENVEFPLMLAGVPPRERRDRARALLAQVGLERRAGHMPSQLSGGEAQRVALARALAGDPQVLLADEPTGNLDTRTGNEVLELLLAPARAGRTVVLITHDPEVAARADHTLRVRDGEVHAEPAPAGMR